The Bacillus sp. Marseille-Q1617 genome has a segment encoding these proteins:
- a CDS encoding sporulation YhaL family protein — translation MTLPIWMYFVVAGIFASAFMTIKSAKEEKQMEDEWIEKEGAVYISRMEEEKERRRQFS, via the coding sequence ATGACTCTACCAATTTGGATGTACTTCGTTGTGGCAGGGATCTTCGCCAGTGCCTTTATGACTATTAAATCAGCTAAAGAAGAAAAGCAGATGGAAGATGAGTGGATTGAGAAAGAAGGAGCAGTCTATATTTCACGAATGGAAGAAGAAAAAGAACGGAGACGTCAATTCTCCTAG